AACTTTCACACTTTAACAACACCACACTTTTTggttttccttcttcttctgacaACTACCGAGGAACTCTCTTACGACTTAGTATTTCTTGTTCCTTGAGACGGTGTTGGAACCGAGCAAGCCTGGCTTGAAGACTAACAAGCCCTGCTGCTTTTCTAGACAACACAAAGCTCAGTTGGGTTACATAGTTTTCTATCATGCTTCCTGGTTGGTCCACCTCCGCTAAAAGTTTCATTTCCTGATAACgttataaacacaaaaatcaaacgAGCTATACTACTAacctacaataaaaatttagtatttcATTTTGGTGCGTTTTGTACTTACCTCGCGAACAATCTCCATTGTATCCTCTATTTCTTTTCTGTGTGCCGCAAtgagagcttcttcttcctgaaaAGGTCATGCGCTGATGGTTATGAACTTATGATATGATACGAACAGAACTATTAGTACAAGTTTCTACATTTGCTTTCAAAATCAATTTCACAGGTTCATCACATGTTTAAAGGTTTAAGTTGGTATTTTACCTCAAGCAGTGCATCAATGTTATCATCAAGTGAAGTGTCAGTTTCGTATTGCCTCGACGCGGTTTCATTTGTGCTCTGTCTAAAGTTTGTCAAGGTAGGAATATCCGATGAACTGACTTCTCTTTTAGACCAGCTTTGTGCTCTGTCTGGTTTCTCTTCCCGCAACCCTTTCCCACGAGGTGGCGACActttcttcactttctcttcACGGTCTGAAGTTTCTTGGGGGTATGAAGACAAGTGGCTCCTCTGACTAGTGGAGCCACCAAAAGAACTGTTCGTCTCTGATCTTCCCTTGTCCATTGAGATTGATGGGATTCCACTTTCCTCTCGATAATTTGTAGGCTGTCTGAAGTCAATACCCGATGTAGTGTTGCTGTCCTTTTCAACCACCCTCCTCCTGGTTTCCTGTACATTCAATTCCTGTGGGGGCTCGAAGACATCTTCCACATCATTTGAGCCCAACAAAGTATCCTTATTAACCGGAGGAGGCATTGAATTGGCAGTTTGATCTTTCTTGCTATTTCCAGTTTTAGATAAACTTTTGACCCTGTTTGTTTGGTACACAGCCAACAGCAGGTTAAGAGAAGGTGAAATTGAGAATTTGTTTCAAGAGAGGCAATACTTGGAACAAAACATACCTATCAGCATATCTTAGAGTATTGAGGGTATGTTCACACGATCCTGCATTTGGAGAGATGCAAGAAATCATCACCGTCCTTGAGTTTCCAACAAATGAGTCACGGAGCACCTCAGTTAGTTTGCTTCCACGAAATGGTATATGCAGCTGGTCATTGTCCAGTGCACGTATACATTCCTTAAGAGCCAAGAGACTCTTGTTGATTTCTGCGCCTTCCATCCTAAGAAAAATCCACCATGAAAACTATAAAGCATTAAATCTGAAGTGTGGTGGTCCTAAAGTAAAAGCAGCAAAGTGCCACTCCATCAATACCAACAAGGCAACAATTCCAAAACAAGCATAAATTTTAATCTACGCATTAGTGTTAAGTCAATATTCAAAATACTCAACCACATGGGTAACGAGAATCTTTACCTTGTCTGACGGTCATTGTCTGTGGTGTCTGCACCTCTTTCACTGCCAGCAAGGTCAATGAAAGAAATCTTTCCCACAACTTTCCCAGGCAATTCATTACCATCATTATTCCTCCGTCTAGTTTCTTTTACCTCAACATGCTTTTTTACAACAAGCTGTAGGATAGCATGTGATCTAGAAGATTCCTCATTTGCTCCAGTTGACCCTGTGCTCCTTTCCGCATTTCCTTTCTCGATAAAATCCTTTACAAGTTGTACATCTGAAACTTCATATTCTTGCAGGCCAACAATGCAAACTTGCTGTCTACCATCTTCTCGCATGCAAAGTTTCCTGCTCGgcaataacaaaattatttagataACTGTAAAACATGCATTTGCGATAGTAGTAGACAACAATGAAAAGAATCGAAACTGAAAGGATGAGAAAGCTAATATttgccaaaagaaaagaaaaacaataaaacctCTCAGCAATTATGCAATttcaaagaaatgagaaaaacaaagaacactAACTTTCTCTCACTGAGCAGATCAAACAGCTTTCCACCatatatctcaaaatagctGAGCCACAGTTTAAATCTCTGATTGCTGTACACTGGTTGACGCAACAACCTCATAAGATCTTCAACTGCTCGTATGGGTAGTGGTTTCATTGTGAATGTCTTACCACTACCTGAACAAAGCAAAACATCATCAGCGCCATAAAAGCATGAAGAAACTATTATCATTTAAAACCTGGAATCTGTTAGAAAGAATGTAACTATCAGTATACCTGTTTGACCATATGCAAAGCATGTAGCTTTAGTTCTCTGGAAAATAATGGGAATTATAGGCTCAATTGTGGCCCGATACACCTGTTCAAGGGAACAACAAACCACTTCAAAGCAGAATAAAGCTTCTGTAATATTCAAAAAGGCTGAATGTATCCATTCATCAATCCAATCTAGATGGAATAGGTGGGGGAAACCACATGCTGATCTAGTTAATAGGTCCATAAGGTATGTTGACCTTGACATAAATCATAAGTCTATCACAGCTCAAGGTTGCATTATGATCTAGTTAATAGGTTTTCATATGGACTCCAATACGTTCAATTATTAACTTACCTCATCATTTGAAACATCCTCATCTAGAACAGCATCAAAGCAGAACTCATGCTTTTCCACATAAGCAGTCAAATCCACCTGCACCAGCAAAATTACGATTCATTCAATATTATGACCTTTATAGCAGGATGCCATCGTTCAGTTGTTCAACTGAATCATGGATGCCATTGTTATCTTCGATGAAGAATACACACGAACCTTCAGCTTGGGTTCATGGACAGTCAAAGAATTACCAGATACCGTCACAACATCCTCCTCCTTTCTAgctgtttctttcttgtttaggGGTCTTTTCCttacctaaaaagaaaaaagaaaatggtttcCCAATGATCCCTAGTGATAATGAACGTTGCTTATAAAACAATCAAGTAGTAAGGAAAAAGGTCAGTGCTTAAGTGAATGACCTACCACTACTTTAATCTTGGCTACactgttattttctttttcactctTAGGCAATGAACCCAAAGGTTCAGCATCTGTCTGTTGCCGTTGTTGACGATTAGCTGGCAAATTAAAGTCGTCTTCAAATTCTTTATTAACACTAGGCATGAAAGGTGATGGCTCAAAGGGTTCGGTAATCATATGCTGCAAAATGGAAGGATGTCACTACAAAATCAACGGGTTGATAACTTTCACATGGATAATCACTTTCTTAAGACCTAGCAAATgttgacgacaaaaaaaaaaaaagaaaagaggtagCTAATAATAGAAGCAGCGTTTTTCCCCAGAAACTTTCTAACGACAACAAGACCAAAACTGGTCACCGCTAAATCCTTTCGAGTTTCCAGATTAGAAGTTGCCCAACAGAAGTATCGCAGATAGATTGCATGCACACAACCCAAATGGATTAGTTGGGGCTCAATAAAGCGATACAAGATTGGCAGTAACACTCATTAGAACAGACAATCTGATGAATTTAAGATCCCTCCGTTCTCCACAGACACTAATGGGTAAATATGAATAGTCTTTTCACTAGTTCTTCTTCCAAACATACCTCGGATAGAAGCTCTGTATCATCCATAGCATGAAGATCCAATAATccagctccaaaatcacctctAAACTCAGGTGAAAAAAACCCTTCCGAAGACGGCATACCTGCTGATGTCTGAGCAGTTGGTGTATATGATTCAGAAGTCGACTCCCCGTTAAAATTGAGATTTCTCATTAGTTTGAACAGTCTTTGTTTCTCTTCAGCAGTCTGTGCTCCATAACCCTAGCAGATACCGTAAACACCACAAAGGAGGCTTCATATATCAGAACCACGCAAACTAACTAGACTAATATAACCATGCAGAAATCATCTAACTAAATCACGTTGGCGTAAATGGCCAAACAAAATCCAAGCTTTCCTTAAAATACATAATGACTAATATccaaaacagaaagaaacaatCCTACATTCCTATCGTAGTATCATACACGCATGATTCAGCAAAACCTAAAAAGCTCTAACAAAACTTGGCTATCTATGTCTAATACAAAATTGATAAGCCAGAGTAAAACTACAAACGGATAAGGGAGAATTAAAGGGCATGCAATGTATCGGCAGAGTAGACGAAACAAAGAAGCAGGGAAAGTAAGTAATGTACCTGCATGAGAAGGTTAGGGAGATGACGCTGATCGTTGCCTGTAGAAGCAACGGGAGACGCCAGATGCTGCAAGCCAGCGGATTGAAGCCACCGTGCCATGACAGCATCTCCTGCGTCATTAGCGGGTATAGCCCCATCGTATAGCGCCGTCGCAGCCGCAGCATTGCTCTGCTGCATTTGGCCGCCCATGAGGCGCTGCGATCTTCTTTGAGGAGCCAACTTCGGAGATCTGTAGAACAACTCttcatccaaaacaaaaaacattccCCCACGTTTGTTAAGATTACAAATcggaaacaaaaatcaaaaataaatccCCCAAAATTAGATTCAATCGAAATGAAACTCACAATGTGGAGAAGATTCGGATTCAATACAAAACATGAAAGCGAAAGAGTTACAACAGCTCCAAAACTCGTTTCAATTTCCTTGGAAATCTGAAATTTAAACCAATAGATTGCATCAGAGAAGAGGATCGACGAAgactcccaaaaaaaaatataggagaAGACGGAAGTGATGATTACCAGATGGAAACGAAGACACGCAACGGTTGCGTTAGAGATCTGcgatctgaaatttttttttttcccgtcaAAAATACAATCAGATCTCCGACGAGTGAAGAAGAACCCTAAGCGATGCGCGTCGTTTAGCGTTTGGGACAAAGCTCTGTTCAAAAAATTTCGTCTTCTCCGTAAGCGACGTTAGgcgcagagagagagagagatgagaaatgagatgagagagagagagagagagagagagagggcgTTGAAGAGGATTTGACAAAGTATAAGACactaaaagaataaaataaaaagtttgaggcgtttaaacttttttttaaaaagtgatagTTTGAACCCCCTTTCATTTCTGATACGTTCACCGATTTGTCCtactctttttgatttttgctatttggtccaaaatattttaaacaagttCACAcgatctaatatatatatgaacggTCTTATTATATgttactatagttttttttttctatgctgAGATCATGACACAACGACATATACACCATGGTCCATGGTgacatcaaataaaaattaatataggaTAGTATCTTGAATTAATATCATACCTATTTTGACCTTATATACTGCATAAAATTGATGGGTTTATTTATAGATGTAATCTATAGTATGAAAGTTGCTCAACTCTATCCATATGAGTGACACGtcagcagtggagagagtgACATCTGTCAATCCAAATTAAAagcaaacatatttaaaattaaggAGGAATTTGAAACATCttctatgttttttattttttttcatatcaaaaataattttaatatttatataagaaatttagagaggcttagaacatgttgatgtattctttaagtaagtagatgcatcaccaaaagaaaaaaaatgtattgagAGTAAAACCAAAGATTTCTTTCGTTCTCTTAGGGTAAACCATGAAGATATGAATATATGGTTTAGGAGCTAGAATTTTCTCAACAATTTGAAGGGTTGTAACAGTGACTGGAAATTTGGTTACTATTgtatagaaatttataaaagtgTGTCTTTagagaaataatttttatatatgaaaaagatcggagttttgttcactattGAATGAAGATAGttaaattaatgatataatgTTGGTTGATGAAAAtacagagagaaaagaagaagaaaattaaattctagAATTATATTCAAGAAGTTGAATAACTAGCAGGAAGGGaagttgtatattttaattataaccaTTAAAGAGTTAACTAAGCtgcatgaaaatatttttgataacaAGAATTTGAGAGTCTCATGGTATTTATTTGAGAagcttaaatacaaatatatctaaatacctAAGTTTTAGACTAGAATTGTATgatgtttaaatgttttaatctACCAATCAAATGTGCAAATggtataattattttacttcCTTAAAAATATGCTAATAGACTAATAGTTTTTATCTACAAAAATCACTTTAGAATAAGATTtagctttaaacaaaatttaatattctttacctcctcacaaaaaaatctcagtttCATTTggtagtatataatttttaatttttcaaatgtgaaaatataaGAAGCAAAAAAGATATTgcaataaatgtatatatatatatatagatataaacaaaCCCGCAATACGTGCGGGTATTCATCTAGTAGCTGATAATAACCTTGGTGGATTTATATGCTATGTGTAATTTGAGATTTCAGCTATTTTTATGATATCAAAGGATATTGGTTTGGACTTTGGACGACCAatcttatatagtataataGAGAAATGAAATTTGAAACTATCCGAGGAAAATGACATGAATTCCACAACTTCTGGAAATTTATAGTACTtgataatgattttaaaatcttatattactttttctatttccatttttcatcaaaataaagtattggttttgaattttgaattgtttagaTGTGTGAATGTGTGTGAGAGTGTTTATGAGAAGCTAACATACTTTATGTATGTAAATGTGTAttgtttaaaaccaaaaaattgagTTAATCCAATATAATATACGAAAAAAGAATATGCAAAAGTAGAGAAGTGGGACAATACAGCTTGTGGGTTCCTTCCTTTTGAATCAAAAAAGCTTTTTGCTTTAGCCTAAAGCATTTGGATCTAAACGATTCCTGATTTTAAGTAATCAAGTATAAGCCAGTATGAAAGgagctttttcttttatttatcaaCATTGATCTCTAGTTTTGTGCAGCTGTAGGTTAATCTACCTCCTTCAGTCCTTTGTTACGATTAACAAATGGCCATAGTACCGATTACGTAATTTGCTAAGACTTAAAGAGTGTTTTgaccaaaagcaaaaaagtgTTGAAGAGTGTAAAGCTAAAACGAAAGGaccaacaaaaatttgaaaatgactTTAAAATACGTTAGATATATACAAGGAAGTTGGAGCAACGTCAAACCGACCAAATCACGTTTCCTTTTACGTGAGACACAATACGTACCAACGCATTTTGGTTGTCCTCTCGTCCACAATCCACATAgtatacacaaaataaaataactatatcTAGATACTTGTATATTATGTTGTTGAGCAATCCACGCAGCGAAGAGCGAACTCTTCTTAATTCTCGCAGAAAATCTTATTTTGgataataaaaaccaaataaatggTCAATGTACGTGAATTGGACAGCATTTGTAAACTTGTAACGTAGTAAAGAATCAAGCATAGGATACGTTGATTGCTAAAGTTAAACAACACACACATTCATACATACATCTTTATTACGGCCACTGTCATTtgtctaaaacaaaacaagaggaCATAACTCTTATAGTTACAGATTCCGCACGTGAGATAATAACCCTTTGATAAAAGAGCAGAAAACATACGTGGAGGGATAACATGCCTACGTTGATGAATGTCTCTTGCCACTTTTTACTCGAGAAAAGGTCAAAACAGTACATACTAGAGCATATTCCATCAAATGTTTAAAGGTtccaaatagtaaaaataacACACTGTTTACGATCTGAATCCAAAATTATTAGACTTTTTTATTAGTTTGCATCGAGATTCGCCATGAGTTTTACTAACCCACGCCCAAATGATAAAAGCAAACTGAAGAAGTGATGTTACATCAAACATCCCAAAAAGTAACGACCAAAATTCAACTAATAAGAACTGATAAAGCATTGTCTTTCGGATAAATTAACTGAAACGACTTCAAATcacagaagaaaagaagagaaaagcaaaTTTGTAGGTCATTTTTAATAGGAGACAACGacgaaacacaagaaaatataaagacaCATAAACTTGAGTCGCTGCGAACGACCACAGTAACCCGACGAGAGCTTCTCTCTCAGCACTTGACCTCCTTCAAACCATGTGCGAAGTACAAAAATGTTGGGTTGGTGGCACCCTCCTTGTAGTAAGCAAAGACCAAAGAGCTGTCATCATGCATCCCCTCACCAACAAAGCTGTTTTGtatcaaacaacataaaaccatAAATGAGATTTCAGAATATGTCATGTTATACAGAAAATAAGAGAAGATTGGGGGAAAACTTACAATTGGAAGTCACCGAGCCTGGGGAGCAAATACTTGGTAGCTCCCTCAATACCCTTCTTGAAGACTGCTTGGTCCTCCTCGCTGAGCTTGGGTGTCAAAAGTTTGATGTATTTCTTAATGTAAGCGATGAATCCCTTCTTATCATAAGTTGGTTGCtcctacaagaaaacaaaaagtgagCTCTTGGAACAGTAATTGCAATGCTACCACCAAAATAAGGCTTAGAAtgcaaaacagaacaacaacaatatcaatTACTGTGTGATTAAAAAGAAGCAAGCAAAACCAACCTGAAGTCTGAAGGTGTCGACAATGTCAACAACCTTTGTGGCAGAGTCATCAACACCCTCATCCTCACCACCTTCCTCAGCAGATGGATTGGCACCAATGTTAACATCTACAGCTCCCAACACAACCCACtgtacaataaaaaaaataccaatgagaacaggaaaacaaaaatatcacagATTCAGAACAAAGCATGAAGATTTTAGGGTTGATGACACATTGGCAGTACTAACCTTTCCTTCAACTTCCCAAAGAATTCCATTCTCAATCTCCTTGTAAGGGAAAGAGTCGGACAGAAGCTCATCAcctaaaatcaataaacaaaaatcattagTCATTACTCGTATCAATCTCAATATATTCCTCATAAGATAACATATACAATTAGTGACTCTAAATTATAGCAGATCAGCCAAAACTTCATCAAATCATACTAGAGCAGAAAACTTTGTCATCATAATCACTTCAAGCAAATTCGAACTAATTAAGAATCTAAACAATCGAAtacaaacccaaaaacaaaatccaatctACATCAATATACTAAGCTCAATCAATACGACCACAACTCAATATGAACTAATCAATTCATAGATCTAACACCAAATCACAGAAACCACAACCCTATGAATAGAATTACCGATTCAGAAAGCTGCAAATTGACGAAAAACCTAAGATAAGATTACAGATCTAACGAAATCTCAATTCGATATCACCATTATCCCAATCAGAAGTTATAAGATCGATTAAGCtacaacaaaattaagaattaataaacaataattgaGCATACCGGTGAGAAGATCTTGGTACACCAACATGGTcgcttattgtttttttatctctctccgATCGATGTGAAATAAAACGAATATTAAAGGGTTGCGGGAGAGAGACGCAGCGACGAGAGGGTTCCAAAACGATGCTCTAACTTTGGTATTTATAGCCAAAAATACTATAGGCGTAGGGTTTTCGCTGGAGATGCAAACACAGGAAATAAAATTCCCTAGTGAAATTACCATTTTCaccttttcctttttccaaaattttctattttactcaaAAAAGGTAAATTGATATAAACCGACTCGAGAACGGTTTAAGATTCCGGGTTTTAATGAAACGGGTGGGTATTCGAGTTATAAATAAAGGTCGGGTCGGGTTAATTTTCGTACGTTTCACTCTTTGGTTGTCCTCCGTCTCTCTCTCGCGTTCTCGCTGAATCTAATTGTTCGtgaaaaaaaccctaaccctaagtgagagagagagagatgacgACGATGATAGGTTTGAGCACCGAGTTCGAACCACAGTCACTGAAAAAACTCAATCACAAATCTGTTAAGCGAGCTCTTGATCTATTCGTTCCCGTCCATGACCAATTCCCACCGCCTGATCCTGAAAGGTTTATTAACTAGTTTCCCTTGCAGTGTCTCCTCCTTTGTATTTTCTCGAAATCTTTCgaaatatatgtttattgaCGATTCTTCTCTGTATCGCAGCAAAAAAATTCGGCTCTGTCATAAGGTAAAGGAATCTGTTCGTTTCTTCgtttactttgatttttctcaaaatttgattttgtttttttttttttttgtcttatcaGTTTTGTAGTTTCAAGTATGGTTTAGCTTCAAATTAGGATGTATTGTCAATGACTTTGGAGGTTTCTTGTATAGATTCAAGTTGCATTTGGAGGCGTAGAACCCGTTAGTAAGCCTACTACACGCCGTGCTGCTGACCATAACAGTGATAAGACGGCTCCATCGATTCCCCTTGCCCTTCCAGGTAGTTCTTTTATAACATCTATTTATACTAGTTGTGAGCTTTCATTTATATGTCTATAATTAGGATTGGAAAACAAAGGTTTCAGTTACATATCTTCTTAGAGTACCTTTTGAAAACAAACTTCTACTGAACTAAATAATCCTGTTAGTGTAATCTTGTAGCCTCTTTCAGCATTATGGTTTCTCGTTCTGAAAGACTAAATTATTTGCTCTGCAGGGCCTGGAGAGTCCAAGGAAGTTCGAAAAGGCACAACAGAGGAAGCTTTAGTTGTTGGTCCAACTTTACCGCAAAGTGACTTGTGAGTTTACCTTTTCCTTTGGAATGTGACTAATCCAAATAGTTTTTGCTGTTGTGACTATTGCTCTACTTATCGTGATGATTCTGATAATTATTGATTCTTGATTTGAAGGAACAATACTGCTAACTCAGGCAAAAGCACTGCGATTCTTCCTGCATATGAATCCTCATCTAAAAGGTTTTGTGCCCCatccttttcttcttgtatGAGCTATCTATAATGAGAAAGCAGCTAGATTGCGACACCTAGGTGGTATTAATAAGCAATGAGGTGATATCGGTTGTTCGTAATCAGGGAATTTAATTTGGCATAATGTAACCTGAAATACCTCTGGTTTGTTGTATCAATGCTGCCGTTtctcattatttgttttttttttgcgtgtcTATGTGTTACAGAAAACTGTCAACTTCTGCTTTAATGGAGAGAATACCTAGTAGATGGCCCCGTCCATAGTGGCATGCACCATGGAAGAATTACAGGGTAAGATATGTGATACAGTAGCATTTCTGCATCTTATGGATATAACATATGAACGAAGTATGTAGGACTACTTGCTGGCGTTAAGAGAGTACTTGATATTCATACAAGTTGATGcgttttttttgtggttaacAGGTAATCCAGGGACACTCGGGTTGGGTCAGATCTGTTGCGTTTGACCCAAGTAATGAATGGTTTTGCACTGGTTCAGCTGATCATACCATCAAGGTAACTGATCAACTCTGGAATTCTACTTCAATTCCTTTTTGTCATTATTCTGTAACCTTTCTGGGTTCTCATTTGCTAGGTTCTGTTATTTAGTTCTTCATGCATTATAGACCTATATCTCATGTAAAACCTGACTTTTCATTCTGTACAAGTTTAGCCCTTGTAGCAGCCTGATTGCATTAGTTTGGCTAACATTGCTTATGTGGATCGTGTTCACTAGATATGGGATGTAGCAAGTGGAGTTTTGAAGCTCACACTTACTGGACATATTGGGCAAGTACGAGGTTAGACTTTAATATATTACTCCCCTCCGTTAAACTATATCAACAGTCTTGTAGAGAAGTACAAGTGTACAAGTTTTCGGCTCtctaattttattgtttaataGGCCTCGCTGTAAGCAATAGACATACCTATATGTTTTCTGTTGGTGATGACAAGCAAGTCAAATGCTGGGACCTTGAGCAGAATAAGGTTAGAACTCGATGATGGATCTCCATCTCATGTGTAAATTGATTACTCCTTTCCTGATCCGAACTTCTCATATCCAatgtttttggaaattttcttgGATAGGTTATTCGATCTTATGATGGTCATACTCATAATGGTCATTTGCATGGCGTCTACTATGCAGCTCTTCATCCAACTCTAGATGTTTTACTAACCGGAGGGGGAGACAGTGTCTGCAGGGTATGATATATACTGAAAAGATGTATGATGTATCCTGTGTTTATAAGCATATGTGTCTTTTGAAATTTAAGTTGCTGAGCCTGCTGTCGAAATATCTTGTTCTGCTTTTAGGTATGGGATATCCGTACGAAGATGCAAATTTTTGCACTTTCAGGACATACAGCTGatgtttcttctgttttctccCGCCCAACTGTACGTTgcatttcattttctctttattcTAGCACATAATGTCCTTGTTATCTACTGCTATTTATGTCTCATATAAGATGTTGGGATCTTGAACTCACTGTGTCTGTGATGTTGCAGGACCCACAAGTTGTTACCGGGTCTAGTGACTCAACCATCAGATT
The Camelina sativa cultivar DH55 chromosome 15, Cs, whole genome shotgun sequence DNA segment above includes these coding regions:
- the LOC104745997 gene encoding translationally-controlled tumor protein 1, with protein sequence MLVYQDLLTGDELLSDSFPYKEIENGILWEVEGKWVVLGAVDVNIGANPSAEEGGEDEGVDDSATKVVDIVDTFRLQEQPTYDKKGFIAYIKKYIKLLTPKLSEEDQAVFKKGIEGATKYLLPRLGDFQFFVGEGMHDDSSLVFAYYKEGATNPTFLYFAHGLKEVKC
- the LOC104745995 gene encoding kinesin-like protein KIN-13A produces the protein MGGQMQQSNAAAATALYDGAIPANDAGDAVMARWLQSAGLQHLASPVASTGNDQRHLPNLLMQGYGAQTAEEKQRLFKLMRNLNFNGESTSESYTPTAQTSAGMPSSEGFFSPEFRGDFGAGLLDLHAMDDTELLSEHMITEPFEPSPFMPSVNKEFEDDFNLPANRQQRQQTDAEPLGSLPKSEKENNSVAKIKVVVRKRPLNKKETARKEEDVVTVSGNSLTVHEPKLKVDLTAYVEKHEFCFDAVLDEDVSNDEVYRATIEPIIPIIFQRTKATCFAYGQTGSGKTFTMKPLPIRAVEDLMRLLRQPVYSNQRFKLWLSYFEIYGGKLFDLLSERKKLCMREDGRQQVCIVGLQEYEVSDVQLVKDFIEKGNAERSTGSTGANEESSRSHAILQLVVKKHVEVKETRRRNNDGNELPGKVVGKISFIDLAGSERGADTTDNDRQTRMEGAEINKSLLALKECIRALDNDQLHIPFRGSKLTEVLRDSFVGNSRTVMISCISPNAGSCEHTLNTLRYADRVKSLSKTGNSKKDQTANSMPPPVNKDTLLGSNDVEDVFEPPQELNVQETRRRVVEKDSNTTSGIDFRQPTNYREESGIPSISMDKGRSETNSSFGGSTSQRSHLSSYPQETSDREEKVKKVSPPRGKGLREEKPDRAQSWSKREVSSSDIPTLTNFRQSTNETASRQYETDTSLDDNIDALLEEEEALIAAHRKEIEDTMEIVREEMKLLAEVDQPGSMIENYVTQLSFVLSRKAAGLVSLQARLARFQHRLKEQEILSRKRVPR